In the genome of Shewanella glacialimarina, one region contains:
- a CDS encoding flavocytochrome c, with amino-acid sequence MLTHTTKSLLALLVSGALSSATYAAPENLADFHGEMGSCDTCHVNKKGPTDDNLTYENAQCTSCHGTLKEVAETEREGIVSPHQSHLIGDVSCTSCHSGHEKSVTYCDSCHSFEYQMPFSGKWQREFVPVNADKTAQDQAIAKGAKETTDVVIIGSGGAGLAAAVSARNNGAKVILLEKEPVPGGNTKLAAGGMNAAETKAQAALKIEDKKQIMIDDTMAGGGNLNDPALVKVLANNSSNSVDWLTALGADLTDVGRMGGASVNRSHRPTGGAGVGAHVAQVLWDAAISRDADIRLNSRVVRIIEDASGKVTGVLVKGAHTGYYVINADSVVIATGGFAKNNERVAKYDPSLKGFKATNHAGATGDGLDVAELAGAATKDLQYVQAHPTYSPVGGVMVTEAVRGNGAILVNRDGKRFVNELTTRDKASAAILNQKGESAYLVFDDSVRKSLSKIEGYIHLHIVNEGKDLNELAKKLSMPGAELTKTLADYNGTVKAGKDTQFERQDLPRELASAPYYAIEVAPAVHHTMGGVVIDTQTEVKGISGKNIPGMFAAGEITGGVHGTNRLGGNAISDIVTFGRIAGEQAAKYAKEH; translated from the coding sequence ATGTTAACACACACAACAAAATCACTATTAGCGTTACTGGTTTCGGGTGCGTTAAGTTCAGCTACATATGCAGCACCAGAAAACTTAGCCGATTTTCATGGTGAAATGGGTAGTTGTGATACTTGTCACGTTAATAAAAAAGGGCCAACTGACGACAACTTAACCTATGAAAATGCCCAATGTACCAGTTGTCATGGCACCCTAAAGGAAGTTGCCGAAACAGAGCGAGAAGGTATTGTTTCACCACATCAATCTCATTTAATTGGCGATGTTAGCTGTACCAGCTGTCACTCAGGGCATGAAAAGTCAGTCACTTACTGTGATTCTTGCCATAGCTTTGAATATCAAATGCCATTTTCTGGGAAATGGCAGCGTGAGTTTGTGCCAGTTAATGCCGACAAAACGGCACAAGATCAAGCGATTGCTAAAGGCGCAAAAGAAACTACCGATGTGGTTATTATTGGTTCAGGCGGTGCAGGTTTAGCGGCAGCCGTTTCTGCACGTAATAATGGTGCTAAAGTCATTTTGTTAGAAAAAGAACCTGTACCTGGTGGCAATACAAAACTTGCCGCAGGGGGTATGAATGCCGCAGAAACTAAAGCCCAAGCAGCATTGAAAATCGAAGATAAAAAACAAATTATGATCGATGACACCATGGCGGGAGGCGGTAATCTGAATGATCCAGCATTGGTAAAAGTACTGGCAAATAATTCATCTAATTCCGTTGACTGGTTAACTGCACTAGGCGCCGATTTAACCGATGTTGGCCGCATGGGGGGCGCGAGTGTGAACCGCAGTCATCGTCCTACTGGCGGCGCAGGTGTTGGTGCACATGTAGCACAAGTACTTTGGGATGCTGCAATAAGTCGTGATGCTGATATCAGGCTTAATAGTCGTGTGGTGCGTATTATTGAAGATGCATCTGGAAAAGTCACTGGCGTGTTAGTCAAAGGAGCACACACAGGTTATTACGTGATAAATGCAGACTCGGTTGTTATTGCAACAGGTGGTTTTGCTAAAAATAATGAACGTGTAGCTAAATATGACCCTAGTTTAAAAGGTTTTAAAGCTACTAACCATGCGGGTGCTACTGGCGATGGATTAGATGTTGCTGAGTTAGCTGGCGCTGCAACCAAAGATCTTCAATACGTACAAGCGCATCCAACTTACTCACCTGTGGGTGGCGTTATGGTAACTGAAGCTGTTCGTGGTAATGGTGCTATTTTAGTTAACCGAGATGGTAAGCGTTTCGTTAATGAGCTAACCACACGCGATAAAGCATCGGCAGCGATTTTAAATCAAAAAGGCGAAAGTGCTTACTTAGTATTTGATGATTCAGTGCGTAAAAGTTTGAGTAAAATAGAAGGTTATATTCACTTACATATAGTTAATGAAGGCAAAGATTTAAACGAACTTGCTAAAAAGCTCAGCATGCCTGGCGCAGAGTTAACCAAAACATTAGCGGATTATAATGGAACAGTTAAAGCGGGCAAAGATACCCAATTTGAACGTCAAGACTTACCTCGAGAGTTAGCATCTGCTCCTTATTATGCTATTGAAGTGGCGCCAGCTGTACACCACACTATGGGTGGGGTGGTTATTGATACTCAAACCGAAGTAAAAGGCATCAGTGGTAAAAATATTCCTGGGATGTTTGCCGCGGGAGAAATTACTGGTGGGGTGCATGGTACCAACAGACTCGGCGGTAATGCGATTTCAGATATTGTGACTTTTGGTCGTATTGCCGGGGAGCAAGCAGCAAAATACGCTAAAGAGCATTAA
- a CDS encoding mechanosensitive ion channel domain-containing protein produces the protein MLNQTMMVLLYLGVFIIAQNQLKKWIKIQAIKKQVSEVRSRLVTRLISYFMFFVTLSVIAISLGLGYQEVSLFVSSAFAVLGVALFAQWSILSNITAGVLIFFVFPYRIGDRIRIVEKDEDMSGVIVEISLFHILLKRESGDVMTYPNSLMLQKGVIKLSNDTPIKKKVIPKRVIPKRL, from the coding sequence ATGTTGAATCAAACTATGATGGTGTTGCTGTATTTAGGGGTGTTTATCATTGCCCAAAATCAGCTAAAGAAGTGGATTAAAATTCAAGCCATTAAAAAACAGGTTAGTGAAGTGCGTAGCCGATTGGTGACGAGACTGATTTCATATTTTATGTTTTTTGTTACCTTGTCCGTTATTGCCATTTCATTGGGTTTAGGCTATCAAGAAGTGTCATTATTCGTCTCATCAGCATTCGCAGTACTAGGTGTAGCCCTGTTTGCTCAATGGTCTATTTTGAGTAACATTACCGCAGGCGTATTGATCTTTTTTGTGTTTCCGTACCGCATTGGCGATCGGATCAGAATTGTTGAAAAAGATGAAGATATGTCTGGAGTAATCGTCGAAATATCTTTATTCCATATCCTGCTTAAACGCGAGTCCGGTGATGTAATGACTTACCCAAATAGTTTGATGCTCCAAAAAGGAGTGATTAAACTATCTAATGACACCCCTATCAAGAAAAAAGTCATTCCTAAACGAGTTATCCCTAAACGGTTATAA
- a CDS encoding methyl-accepting chemotaxis protein, which produces MSIFKKVGIIFVLSVVIFTVNLAISIVAINKNRSTMDFMQSKVSERVELANQNVIYVQRLDELYTQSVSFADEDLLANATKVFKSLDSNLNKLNAIDGNQSQALSSLSRSLEQYNEMTSKLARGMLDGTIDMSQVGQISHKKSEIFDTLTRGINQYKTDKVDEFSSTLAEASNRSEQSLYLTLSIGITLLIIMAIATISIARSISSSASDVASSLGELADGKGNLRHQLKVIGTDELGQVSSNFNRFLRLLADSIQGVVSVTNPLLDSAKSLKERMSLATKATQQQSQDARNVQVSMEEMRHSVNNISLSAQQAAEAAQEAEREATSGLAVVQRTINISQELNKGIELASNSINELAKDTESVGSILNVITSIAEQTNLLALNAAIEAARAGEQGRGFAVVADEVRALASKTADATKEIREVLDRLKGAAVSSVNTMDAAITKASDNERYAKDTGDVLKSIQSKIVSINSMNTHIASATEQQSVVAEQVGGNVIEMNESFENTLNILAEVHNISQGLDDFAVQLKSATSQFKL; this is translated from the coding sequence ATGTCCATTTTCAAAAAAGTGGGAATAATATTCGTATTGTCTGTGGTTATATTTACCGTGAACTTAGCGATTAGTATTGTTGCGATAAATAAAAATCGTAGCACCATGGATTTTATGCAGAGCAAGGTCAGCGAACGAGTTGAGCTGGCTAATCAAAATGTGATTTATGTGCAGCGCTTAGATGAGTTATACACACAATCGGTTTCTTTTGCTGACGAAGATTTACTGGCTAATGCCACTAAGGTGTTCAAATCCTTAGATTCAAATCTAAACAAACTCAATGCAATAGATGGTAATCAGTCACAAGCGTTATCATCCTTATCTCGCTCACTTGAACAATATAATGAAATGACCTCTAAGCTGGCTCGTGGCATGCTCGATGGCACCATAGACATGAGTCAAGTGGGTCAAATTAGTCACAAAAAATCGGAGATTTTTGACACACTGACTCGGGGTATTAACCAATATAAAACCGATAAAGTAGACGAATTTTCATCAACGCTTGCTGAAGCTAGTAACCGTTCAGAACAAAGCTTATACCTCACATTAAGTATCGGTATTACTTTGTTAATTATTATGGCTATTGCCACGATATCGATTGCTCGTTCAATCAGCAGCTCTGCCAGTGACGTGGCAAGCTCGTTAGGTGAGTTAGCAGATGGTAAAGGCAACTTACGTCATCAATTAAAAGTGATTGGTACCGATGAGCTTGGTCAGGTATCCAGTAACTTTAACCGTTTCTTACGCTTGTTAGCTGACTCAATTCAAGGCGTTGTGAGTGTAACCAATCCATTATTGGACAGCGCTAAATCTTTGAAAGAAAGAATGTCCTTAGCGACCAAAGCGACTCAGCAGCAAAGCCAGGATGCGCGTAATGTACAAGTTTCGATGGAAGAGATGCGTCATTCTGTCAATAATATTTCACTTAGCGCGCAACAAGCTGCAGAAGCTGCGCAAGAAGCAGAGCGTGAAGCGACATCCGGGTTGGCTGTGGTTCAACGTACAATTAATATTTCACAAGAGTTAAATAAAGGTATAGAGCTAGCCTCTAACTCTATTAATGAATTAGCCAAGGATACTGAAAGTGTCGGTTCTATTTTAAACGTGATCACCTCGATTGCGGAGCAAACTAACTTGTTAGCACTGAATGCCGCAATTGAAGCAGCACGAGCGGGTGAACAGGGTAGAGGCTTTGCGGTTGTGGCTGATGAAGTGCGCGCGTTAGCGTCTAAAACTGCCGATGCTACCAAAGAAATTCGTGAAGTCTTAGACAGATTAAAAGGTGCTGCAGTATCGTCTGTGAACACTATGGATGCTGCGATTACTAAAGCGTCAGATAATGAGCGTTATGCTAAAGATACTGGTGATGTGCTTAAATCTATTCAATCAAAAATTGTTAGCATTAACAGTATGAATACCCATATTGCATCAGCAACTGAACAACAATCAGTTGTGGCTGAACAAGTGGGTGGAAATGTCATTGAAATGAATGAATCATTTGAGAACACCTTAAATATTTTAGCTGAAGTGCATAATATTTCTCAAGGGCTAGATGATTTTGCAGTACAACTTAAAAGTGCAACTTCACAATTTAAGTTATAA
- the ahpC gene encoding alkyl hydroperoxide reductase subunit C: protein MTQSIINSTIKPFKATAFHNGAFVEVTEQDLLGKWSVVFFYPADFTFVCPTELGDMADHYEKLQSMGVEVYSVSTDTHFTHKAWHSSSDTIGKITYPMIGDPTGTITRNFGVMIEEDGLALRGTFVINPEGEVKVAEIHDLGIGRSASELLRKIQAAQYVASHDGEVCPAKWQPGEETLAPSIDLVGKI from the coding sequence ATGACACAATCAATTATCAACAGCACTATCAAGCCATTCAAAGCCACAGCATTTCACAACGGTGCATTCGTTGAAGTGACAGAGCAAGACTTATTAGGCAAGTGGTCTGTAGTGTTTTTCTACCCAGCTGATTTTACCTTCGTTTGTCCTACAGAGTTAGGCGACATGGCTGACCATTATGAAAAGCTTCAATCAATGGGCGTAGAAGTTTACTCAGTATCAACTGATACTCACTTTACTCACAAAGCATGGCACTCAAGTTCAGACACCATAGGTAAAATCACTTATCCAATGATTGGTGACCCAACGGGTACTATCACTCGCAACTTTGGTGTGATGATTGAAGAAGATGGTTTAGCACTGCGTGGTACTTTTGTTATTAACCCAGAAGGTGAAGTGAAGGTAGCTGAAATTCACGACCTAGGTATTGGCCGCAGCGCATCTGAATTACTGCGTAAAATTCAAGCTGCTCAGTATGTAGCAAGTCATGATGGTGAAGTATGTCCAGCTAAATGGCAACCAGGTGAAGAAACGTTAGCGCCATCAATCGACCTAGTCGGTAAGATCTAA
- a CDS encoding dienelactone hydrolase family protein, translating to MIISTQVHDIATPTGTMRTTVFRPDQAGQFASVIFYSEIFQLTAPIARAAAIIAGHGFVVLVPEVFHELNPIGTVLAYDDAGKDKGNQDKFTKPLEHHDSDTQSLIDFARSQTYCSDKVGAMGVCIGGHLAFRAALNPDIRGAFCLYATDIHSNTLPCKPDNDSLTRASDIKGELVMVFGKQDPHVSSEGRKAIYHQLEKVNANFSWLEVNAQHAFMRDEGERYDPALAIQMYLQAVAFFQRTLN from the coding sequence ATGATTATTTCAACTCAAGTACATGATATTGCTACGCCTACAGGCACAATGCGCACCACGGTATTTCGCCCAGATCAAGCAGGGCAGTTTGCTAGCGTGATTTTTTATTCTGAAATTTTTCAGTTAACAGCGCCAATAGCTCGTGCTGCAGCCATTATTGCGGGGCATGGCTTTGTAGTATTGGTGCCTGAAGTATTTCATGAACTTAATCCGATAGGCACAGTATTGGCTTATGATGATGCTGGCAAAGATAAAGGCAACCAAGATAAGTTTACAAAACCGCTTGAGCACCATGATAGTGATACCCAGTCATTAATTGATTTTGCACGTTCGCAAACCTATTGCAGTGATAAAGTTGGCGCAATGGGCGTATGTATTGGCGGTCACTTAGCGTTTCGTGCTGCCTTGAATCCTGATATTAGAGGTGCATTTTGTTTATATGCAACCGATATTCATTCTAATACGTTACCGTGCAAGCCTGATAATGATTCGCTTACCCGTGCGAGTGATATTAAAGGTGAGTTGGTGATGGTGTTTGGCAAGCAAGACCCGCACGTTTCAAGTGAAGGGCGCAAAGCAATTTATCATCAGTTAGAAAAAGTAAACGCTAATTTTAGTTGGTTAGAAGTGAATGCTCAACATGCCTTTATGCGCGATGAAGGCGAGCGTTACGATCCCGCTTTAGCCATTCAAATGTACTTACAAGCGGTGGCATTTTTTCAACGAACCTTGAATTAA
- a CDS encoding spermidine synthase, translating to MSDYKVLHTSADEFGDIFVLDDGHFRVLSFGDNDEQSKMDKTEPFVPQHTYVQAMLCVLMAKQPKSVVILGLGGGALVHALRHYDAAIKITAVELREQVIHAAKRFFQLPVGKKLNVVHQNANHFLKAGDFKKCDMLFVDIYSEKGVDPTLLSAEFTEHCYLGLKADGILVLNCWKEHRNNTALLSHLQMHFSHIHACLTGGGNWVVFATNQSQGLAAMSNKANQQTLSQALDINIPRVLTRFEPWQ from the coding sequence ATGTCTGATTATAAAGTGTTACACACAAGTGCCGATGAGTTTGGTGACATATTTGTGCTTGATGATGGCCACTTTAGGGTTTTGTCATTTGGCGACAATGATGAACAAAGTAAAATGGATAAAACAGAGCCTTTTGTCCCTCAGCATACTTATGTGCAAGCAATGTTATGCGTGTTAATGGCAAAACAGCCTAAAAGTGTGGTGATTTTAGGATTAGGTGGCGGCGCATTAGTGCATGCTTTACGTCATTACGATGCGGCGATTAAAATTACCGCCGTAGAGTTAAGGGAACAGGTTATTCATGCCGCTAAACGATTTTTTCAATTACCAGTAGGTAAAAAACTGAATGTCGTTCATCAAAACGCTAATCATTTTCTAAAGGCTGGCGACTTTAAGAAATGCGATATGTTGTTTGTCGATATTTACAGCGAAAAGGGGGTTGACCCAACACTACTATCCGCTGAGTTTACCGAGCATTGTTACTTAGGGCTTAAAGCCGACGGAATATTGGTACTTAACTGCTGGAAAGAACATCGTAACAATACCGCATTACTCAGCCACTTACAGATGCACTTTAGTCATATTCATGCATGCTTAACGGGTGGTGGCAACTGGGTGGTTTTTGCTACAAATCAAAGCCAAGGGCTTGCTGCAATGAGTAATAAAGCCAACCAGCAAACTTTATCCCAAGCGTTAGATATTAATATACCTAGGGTGCTCACCCGTTTTGAGCCTTGGCAGTAA
- the ahpF gene encoding alkyl hydroperoxide reductase subunit F, translating into MLDTNVKNQLKTYLQNLKHPVELVVSTDDSKKSAELKSLVQDIVDSSALVSSIEATGLRSPSMTVINPDLATSITFAGLPMGHEFTSLVLALLHSGGHPIKLDADTIEQIRSLPGEYHFETYVSLSCQTCPEVIQALNMMAAINPNITNVMIDGALFQQEVEQRNIMSVPSVYLNGESFSVGAISVVEVLNKLDKNAGSRKAEQLNQKSAFDMLVVGGGPAGASAAIYSARKGLVTGIVAEKFGGQVAETVGIENFISVSKTEGPKLVANLENHVKDYDVDVMENQKVVKLASNGLFDVELANGAILQSKTVLLATGARWREMNVPGEKEYRGKGVAYCPHCDGPLFKGKRVAVIGGGNSGIEAAIDLANIVEHVTVLEFDSILRADEVLQRKAKSMGNITIITQAQTTKVNGDGSRVTGLTYTNRQTGDSHEVTLAGIFVQIGLVPNTEWLKGIVDLTPRGEIIVDARGQTSIPGVFAAGDVTNIPYKQIIIAMGSGATASLGAFDYLIRHSDTDTAAEQAA; encoded by the coding sequence ATGTTAGATACCAACGTAAAAAATCAACTGAAAACGTACCTTCAGAACCTTAAACATCCAGTTGAGTTAGTGGTATCAACTGATGACTCAAAAAAATCAGCTGAGCTTAAAAGCTTAGTACAAGACATAGTTGACAGCTCTGCACTGGTTAGCAGTATTGAAGCTACAGGGCTACGCAGCCCAAGCATGACAGTGATTAACCCTGATTTAGCCACTAGTATTACCTTTGCAGGCTTGCCAATGGGTCATGAATTCACTTCTCTGGTATTAGCTTTATTACACAGCGGCGGTCACCCAATTAAGCTAGACGCTGACACTATTGAGCAAATTCGTTCTTTGCCAGGTGAATACCATTTTGAGACTTATGTGTCATTAAGCTGCCAGACATGTCCTGAAGTTATTCAAGCACTGAATATGATGGCGGCAATTAACCCAAATATTACCAATGTGATGATTGATGGCGCGTTATTTCAACAAGAAGTTGAGCAGCGCAATATCATGTCGGTGCCATCAGTTTACTTAAATGGTGAGTCATTTTCAGTAGGCGCTATCAGCGTTGTAGAAGTATTAAATAAGCTAGATAAAAATGCGGGTAGTCGCAAAGCTGAGCAATTAAACCAAAAGTCAGCATTTGATATGTTAGTTGTCGGCGGCGGTCCAGCAGGTGCTTCTGCAGCAATATATTCAGCCCGTAAAGGCTTGGTTACTGGAATAGTGGCTGAAAAATTTGGTGGTCAAGTTGCGGAAACTGTCGGTATTGAGAACTTTATTTCAGTTTCTAAAACAGAAGGACCAAAACTGGTCGCAAACCTTGAAAATCACGTTAAGGATTATGATGTCGATGTGATGGAAAACCAGAAGGTAGTTAAGTTGGCATCAAACGGTTTATTCGATGTTGAACTGGCTAATGGCGCTATATTGCAAAGCAAGACAGTGTTACTGGCAACTGGCGCAAGATGGCGCGAAATGAATGTACCAGGTGAGAAAGAGTATCGTGGTAAAGGTGTTGCTTATTGTCCACATTGTGACGGGCCATTATTTAAAGGCAAACGTGTAGCTGTAATTGGTGGTGGTAACTCAGGTATTGAAGCGGCCATTGACTTAGCGAACATTGTTGAGCATGTCACTGTGCTTGAGTTTGACAGTATTTTACGTGCAGATGAAGTGTTGCAACGTAAAGCCAAATCTATGGGTAATATTACTATTATTACCCAAGCACAAACTACCAAGGTGAATGGTGATGGCAGTCGTGTTACTGGACTAACCTATACAAACCGTCAAACAGGTGACAGCCATGAGGTGACTTTAGCGGGTATTTTTGTACAGATTGGTTTGGTGCCTAATACGGAGTGGTTAAAAGGCATTGTAGATTTAACACCACGCGGTGAAATTATCGTTGATGCACGTGGTCAAACATCGATACCGGGTGTGTTTGCAGCAGGTGATGTGACTAATATCCCCTATAAGCAAATTATTATTGCCATGGGCAGTGGTGCAACCGCCTCGTTAGGTGCATTTGATTATTTGATCCGTCACTCTGATACTGATACTGCTGCAGAGCAAGCTGCATAA
- a CDS encoding 2-hydroxyacid dehydrogenase gives MRIGFFSAKTYDIHHFNRTNKEFGAQIEYFDYRLCMQNAKLAEGFQVVCAFVNDSLCEEVLVELAKGGTKVIAMRCAGFNNVDLVAAKRLGMQVVNVPAYSPESVAEHSVALMLTLNRKIHKAYQRTRDANFALTGLVGFNMFGKTVGIIGTGKIGLATIKILQGFGCKVLAYDPYPNPVVTELGVEYVSLDEIYPLCDIISLHCPLTADNHHLLCQSSFHKMKKGVMVINTSRGGLLNAIDAMEALKEGQLGSLGLDVYENEKGLFFEDKSSEIIQDDVFRRLSACHNVIFTGHQAFLTEEALNAIALTTLNNVKALLAGDKSGNELC, from the coding sequence ATGAGAATTGGTTTTTTTAGTGCTAAAACATATGATATTCATCACTTTAATCGCACAAATAAAGAGTTTGGTGCGCAAATCGAATATTTTGATTATCGACTTTGCATGCAAAACGCCAAACTGGCAGAAGGCTTTCAAGTTGTTTGTGCTTTCGTTAATGATTCATTGTGTGAAGAAGTATTAGTTGAGTTAGCCAAAGGCGGCACAAAAGTCATTGCGATGCGCTGTGCGGGCTTTAACAATGTTGATTTGGTTGCGGCAAAACGTTTGGGGATGCAAGTGGTCAACGTCCCTGCTTACTCGCCTGAATCTGTGGCTGAGCATAGCGTTGCGTTAATGCTAACCCTTAATCGTAAAATTCATAAAGCGTATCAACGCACACGTGATGCTAATTTTGCTCTAACAGGATTAGTCGGTTTTAACATGTTTGGTAAAACTGTTGGGATTATTGGTACCGGTAAAATTGGTCTAGCGACCATTAAAATACTCCAAGGCTTTGGCTGTAAAGTGCTGGCATATGACCCCTATCCTAACCCAGTGGTTACTGAGTTAGGGGTTGAATATGTCAGTTTGGATGAGATTTATCCGCTCTGTGACATCATAAGTCTACATTGCCCTTTAACTGCGGATAATCACCATTTATTGTGCCAAAGTAGTTTTCATAAAATGAAAAAAGGGGTGATGGTAATTAATACCAGCCGTGGCGGGTTACTCAATGCTATAGATGCCATGGAAGCCTTAAAAGAAGGTCAGCTTGGATCATTAGGGCTAGATGTTTATGAAAATGAGAAAGGATTATTTTTTGAAGATAAATCCAGTGAAATAATCCAAGACGATGTTTTTCGCCGCTTATCGGCGTGTCACAATGTTATTTTCACTGGGCATCAAGCCTTTTTAACCGAAGAAGCCTTAAATGCAATAGCCTTAACCACTTTGAATAATGTTAAAGCGCTGCTAGCAGGTGACAAATCTGGCAACGAGCTGTGTTAA
- a CDS encoding GGDEF domain-containing protein has product MSKLLPEKINSSYFSFIFLFFSWLIFTTSLLIYSATFIGAAITITDMLVLAFGISLFPNRAMFFSTIAILSVYHLSINVLYLTSELWFSGIRLLCFVVIIFAGHSVTETWFKRAIQKDIDNQRLIKELEDLAIKDGLTQIANRRHFDDVINKEIANSERTKQPLAIILIDIDYFKKLNDSLGHQQGDKCLISFANMLKNIVNRPRDLCARYGGEEFILLLAETDLAGAIIVAEKVKQQLEQLAILHPDSSVSDKVTVSQGVAVLLPGMSADELCHLADEKLYQVKRTSRNNFVY; this is encoded by the coding sequence GTGAGTAAATTACTGCCTGAAAAAATTAACTCTTCATATTTTTCATTTATATTTTTGTTTTTCAGTTGGCTTATTTTTACCACTTCACTGTTAATTTATTCTGCCACCTTTATTGGCGCCGCTATCACGATTACTGATATGTTGGTGCTGGCATTTGGCATATCACTTTTTCCTAATCGAGCAATGTTCTTTAGCACAATTGCTATTTTATCAGTTTATCATCTCAGTATTAATGTGTTGTATTTGACCTCAGAACTGTGGTTTTCAGGTATCCGCTTATTGTGCTTTGTGGTGATTATTTTTGCCGGACATAGTGTCACAGAAACATGGTTTAAACGGGCGATACAAAAAGATATTGATAACCAAAGATTAATCAAAGAGCTAGAAGATTTGGCTATTAAGGATGGACTGACCCAAATCGCTAATCGACGTCATTTTGATGATGTCATTAACAAAGAAATTGCCAACAGTGAACGAACTAAGCAGCCACTGGCAATAATCTTAATTGACATCGATTATTTTAAAAAACTTAATGATAGTTTGGGGCATCAACAAGGTGACAAATGTTTAATTAGCTTTGCCAATATGCTTAAAAATATTGTTAATCGTCCACGGGATCTTTGTGCAAGATATGGTGGGGAAGAATTTATATTATTGCTTGCTGAAACTGATCTTGCTGGCGCGATTATCGTGGCGGAAAAAGTCAAACAGCAACTTGAGCAATTAGCTATTTTACACCCTGACTCCAGTGTGAGTGATAAGGTAACCGTGTCACAGGGTGTTGCTGTTTTACTGCCTGGTATGTCTGCAGATGAATTATGCCATTTAGCGGATGAAAAACTTTACCAAGTAAAACGCACTTCTCGAAATAATTTTGTCTATTAA